In one Scyliorhinus canicula chromosome 3, sScyCan1.1, whole genome shotgun sequence genomic region, the following are encoded:
- the ccng2 gene encoding LOW QUALITY PROTEIN: cyclin-G2 (The sequence of the model RefSeq protein was modified relative to this genomic sequence to represent the inferred CDS: inserted 2 bases in 1 codon) — MKDLISYERNNEAHKLLKQINQYLEQESKFLPRTSGLDAIEAILENDDCVSPKLRDAKVEDLRSLNRFFGCSTETFVLAVNLLDRFLSLMKVRPKHLPCLGIGVFHLAAKTIEEECNIPSAHDLLRISHCKFTVSDLKRMEKIVYEKLNGEFKAVTTLHFLHLYHALTHCHVTEGKEFLILDRLEAQLKACNCRFVFTRAKPSVLALSLLTLEVETXESSDLFEIILRIQKHSKISHCDLAYWRELVSKCLADYSSPECCKPDNKKLVWIVSRRTARHLQNSYYSVPELPTIPEAGCFSETDSEDSCEEMSCCEDGLSNAPQNDAEGEFFPQDHLHQSKWQNFCFQTQSPF, encoded by the exons ATGAAGGACTTGATATCTTATGAGCGCAACAATGAAGCTCATAAGCTATTGAAACAGATAAATCAGTACCTGGAACAAGAATCCAAATTCCTACCAAGGACGAGTGGACTTGATGCTATCGAAGCAATCTTGGAG AATGATGATTGTGTCTCCCCAAAGTTAAGAGATGCCAAAGTGGAAGATCTCCGGAGTTTGAACAGATTCTTTGGCTGTAGTACTGAAACTTTCGTTTTAGCAGTTAACCTACTGGACAGATTTTTGTCATTGATGAAG GTGCGACCAAAACATCTGCCTTGTCTAGGAATAGGTGTCTTCCATCTAGCAGCAAAGACCATTGAAGAAGAATGCAATATCCCTTCTGCCCATGACCTACTCCGGATCAGCCACTGCAAGTTTACAGTGTCTGATCTCAAGCGGATGGAAAAGATCGTCTATGAAAAACTAAATGGAGAATTTAAGGCTGTCACCACCTTGCATTTTTTACACCTGTATCATGCCCTGACACACTGCCATGTAACTGAAGG GAAAGAATTTCTGATCCTTGACAGACTAGAAGCACAACTAAAAGCCTGCAACTGCCGATTTGTGTTTACCAGAGCTAAA CCATCTGTATTGGCCTTGTCCCTTCTGACCCTTGAAGTTGAAAC TGAATCTAGTGACTTGTTTGAAATTATACTACGCATTCAAAAACATTCCAAA ATTAGCCATTGTGACTTGGCATATTGGCGTGAATTGGTATCAAAATGCCTGGCTGACTACTCGTCACCTGAATGTTGCAAACCTGATAATAAGAAGCTAGTGTGGATTGTTTCAAGGCGTACAGCCCGTCATTTGCAGAATAGTTACTACAGTGTTCCTGAACTACCAACTATCCCGGAAGCTGGTTGCTTCAGTGAAACTGACAG TGAGGATTCGTGTGAAGAAATGAGTTGTTGTGAAGATGGTTTGAGCAACGCCCCACAGAATGACGCCGAAGGAGAATTCTTCCCTCAAGATCACTTGCATCAATCCAAATGGCAAAATTTCTGTTTCCAAACTCAATCCCCATTTTAG